TTATGGATTCTAttcttgttgaaaaacatagtGTACAAATTGCATGGATAATTAGTGCAATTTGGAATAGGCATCTGCTGGGAATACATTTTGCTGGATATATATTGGTTAACTCTAtgcagaatttattgaaagaattgaATTTTCAATTTAACTTCATTGCGATATGGGACATTATTTGCTCTATGGAGGAAGATAGAAACTCTCCGAGGGAAGGATTTTCCTAAATATTATTGGTTACACCTTGAAGAGGAAGATATAGTATTTTTTTCCAATGCAATTAGGCAAAGTGGAAGGTATGTCTATAATCTGTATGCACTGGATTTTTCATATATCATATACTTTCATGCAAACAATTCCAAGGAAATTCCAAAGTCAATAAACTTGGAATTGGAAATTATGACCTCAAACTCCGTTTTGTGGAGGAAAATTATTATTGATGGATACACTATTATACTAATCTTGCATGAGCAGGAATTCAAACAGTGTCTATTATGACAATCACTTATTTATGATGGAAGATGGGAACCACTCCGTGGAAAATTAAGGAAGTTTGCTCTCACTTAACGGTATGCACATTGCTAATACTTGCATTAAATATGAATTTGCCGCTGCTTTTTCAAATAGTTGGATTGTGAATTTAAGCTTCTATGTATTACATTGCTGGAATACAATAGCAATTTTATTGACTTGCTAACAATACCAAAGGAAATTATATACATTGTGTGGTTTGTCAATGCTGCTAAATCTTATACACTTTGGAATTGGAAATTTTACCATGGAACTCCTTGGTGGAGGAAGAATATTATTGTTATAGGAAACACTATATGCAACTTCAATGTGAAGGGATTTAATTTATGGTTCTATCTTGGAACCCATTGTTTAAAAGGAAATACTATTTGGAAAAGGAAGAGTGGAAATATTGCTCAATGATAAAATTAGTGCATTACCGAATTTCACATGATGGTCTATTCTTTCTTGATGGTCCATTGGAAGTTAGCAACCCAAATTGTTATTCGGGGAAGATAACTCCGTGGAGAGGAATGTTGATAATGGGAACACATGCTTGGAATTTATTATTTTTGTTATGGacgacttggtcacatataatggaaCGGAATTGAGTGGCTTACTAATTCCGGAGTTCAAAGTTTTAGTGGGAGGAATTTGGTTTCGGAAGCACCTATATAATGGGTATTTGACTTGCACGCCTTTTCTTAAGGTGGAAAGAGATAAAGAAACTTCACATCGTTTATATATATACTTATGGTATTTTTTTTTGGTCACTCCCACTAGGCCTGATTGTTTATTTCATTTTACTCATCGATGATTGCACTTTATATGGTTACATGTTTGCCTTTTCATTATACAAGTCAGAAGGTTTTGTTGTGCTGTTCACATGTTGTACTGAAGTGGAAAATCAGTTAATTAAAGTATATCAAAGTCTTAACAACTGATTGGTGGGGGAAGTACACTTCAGGAATATATCAATTTAATATGTAAAGAGCATGGAACTACATTCCCCATTGTCATATAATGTATACTTCACAATTGAGTGGAGGAATTGAATATCTTTGACTGGAAGGAAGTATTTAATTTTGGAAGAAAATTATCAATTACTGCAAAGCACACACCAGGAAATTGTTAATTGTTATTCTAGTGGATCaagggttttttttttttttttgctctgGAAAAGGAAAACTGGTGGAAAGTGGGAGTTGATATTTTTATGGATAATGGTGGAACTATTGGCAATCATACTAGAATATAATTTTGACCCCAAAGGAAACTACAAGTGAAACTCCTGACACTAACATGCTTAGGATAAGTGGGAGGAAATAACTGGAATATCGAGTCTGGATAATTATCGTATGTTATTTGGGGAAGTGACTCTGAATTTTTAGAGGAATAATTAAAGTCTTTTTAAAAGGCTTAAATTTTCCATCAATGCAAGCTACGGGTGGAAGCATTGTCGGAAGGAATAAACTCAATGAGGAAGAATACAAGTTTGGGAACTTGTTACTTTACCAAACAACCACAAGCCTATCGGTAGTAAATGGATTTATTTACTGGAAGTTTAAAGCAACATGCTCAATGGAAATTACAATTCTAGTCTTGATATTAAAAATCCTTTACACAAAGAAATGATTATACTTTGTGGAAAGTCATTCTCCCGTGGGAGTTGTAGCTTCTCTGGAATTTAGAGAAAGTGGGAATGAGGACAAGGTTTGATAACTGAATATATATTAATTCAGGATCTTGTTACAAGCATCACATCAATGGTATATCAGGTCATATGGTTTTCTTAATATGGAAGACAATCATATACAAAGATTAGCATGAAGTGTTTTGTGTTACTACTATATGTGCTAACTATGTTTTTTTTGTTTATAAATATCACATTGATGGAAGTGAAAACTTGGTTATCCTCAAACTTTCTTATGAAAGGTATGTCTGATGCTTCCTTTTTTTGGAAGTGGAAATCATAGAGAATGTTTTTCTATGGAAAAGTGCAAACCTGTCTGAAACCTTTGATAATGGGAATTATACTCTGTGAGGAATTATGTTTGAACTCAAGAGGAAAAAGAAAGAATAATGACCTGACCTTAGCCATGCCACTGAAACTATTGCTATTTTGATTAGCATAATAACTCACACTTGCTGGGATTATTAGCAAGTGCAAGGTGAATCCTGGAAAGATTGTTGGAATCATAGGAAATGCCTATGGGGTAATGTCAAGGAATCATGGATTATCTATTGTACTTTGATGGTCACAATCTTCAGCTGCATGTATGGATATATTGATGTTGTTTGTTCGCAAGAGGATCTCCATTAAAGGTAATCAATTTGTTATGTTATGTTTTAATATTTTATTTTGTAGGTGTTCATAATGTATAAAGGAAACAGGGTTTGAATGTTCTTTCTGTATGAAAGatgaatactttgatgcaatttAAGCATTAAAGGAATGCATGAGGTAAGGGAAATATTTTAATATAATTATGGTCATGGAAGAGCATCATAACCTGTTACTTTGTGATAATATGACTCCAAAAGTCACAAAGTTTATACATGCAACGTGAATGCATTGAGGGAAGGAATTATCTTTTGGCCATGTTAATAGCATGGGAATTCACTTTGTTGGATAAAATATTTTCAGCCAAGTGGGAGATGTAGGAATTTGTGTCTTGTAATATTTTATATGTCCACTACATTGTTATACTCCCGGAATAAAAAGCCTCGGTGTGGAAGTATTCATGGAAATAACCGGTAATACTTGATGTGAAATTGTACTTAAGAAAATATACTTAAGGAAGCCGGTAAGGCTATATTGGAACACAGTGTATATGAATACACAGGAATTATACCCGGGAACAGTATAAAGCGGAATGCTAGGTTGTCCGTAGGATTGGCTTTATGGATTGTTAAAGCCTGTGAGTTTGATTTTGATTTCAAACTCGGCGCATGACTCACACATGCGTGTATGGGACCTTATTGATTAACAGTTTTTGGACTTGATAACTGATTGTTAATTATTGTGGTTGGTTTGACAAGTCACGAGTCCTAACTGGAAACAGATCGAAATATCTGGAACTTGGAGTCTATATAAAGTCCCACCCTCTAACCTCAATATGCATTGTGAGCGGCACCACCGATAAGGCAGAGGAATAGAGGGTAGGCTGTTTAGCTCCAAGAACCTAATTTTTCTAACAAGAGAGAGGTAAAAGGTGCATGGGCACCGCGAGAGAGAAGTGCAAATTAATAGCATGATGACCAACCACCTACACCAGAATCCCAGATATGTCTAGTGTTTTTGGATACCGTTTGGAAGCGGCGTAGACGGAGTAGAGTGGGAAGGAGGGGATGGCCTCCGACGACCCGGAGCCGATGTTGACGACGGCGCCCCTGCCCCGCTGCACCATCCCCGGCAGCACCGCCGCGGTCACCTGCGTCAGCGTCCACAAGTTCACCCGTATCATCCGCACCCACGCCTCCACGTCCATCTCGTGCAGGTACACCGCACATGGCTTGGCAACCCCGGCGTTGTTCACCAGCAGCCCCACGTCCAGCCCCTCCACGGTCTCCTGGAGCCGCCGCATCGCCTCGTCCCCTGCCAAATATAACCAGCATCAGTTCATACAAGGTGAAGTAGACGGTAACAGTCAGCTCCATTTTGTTTCACAAGGTCGCTTGCGTTCACTGCGTGTCGGTTCGTCCTAGCCAGTTTTATTTACCTTGAGGTGTGGCGACGAGCGAGAGGTCGAACACCACGGTCTTGGTCTGCACGGCGCGGGTCTTGGAGATGGTCTCGGAGATGTCCTGGAGCTTGGCGGGGTCGCGGCCGACGAGGACGAGGTTGAGGCCCCTGCGCGCGAGCTCCAGTGCCAAGGATTCGCCGATGCCGGACGTTGGACCGGTGACGACGGCCCATGCCCCGTAGCGGTGGCGGAGGTCCGTCGGCCGGCGCAGGAGGAGGGCGAGGTGTGGAAGGAGGCGGAACACCACGGCTGCTGAGTACAGAGCGCCGATAGTGGCCAGggagatgaaccatggctcctgccggaAGAGAGCGTCGCCGCACATCATCTCTCTGTCTCTCCACAGTGTGTCGCGCGCGCCGTGGACGTGTCGCTGGCTCACTGCGTGTGCTAAGCGCTCGAGGTTCCCGCATTAAATAGGCAGATTTGTTATCCATAACTTTTTTTTAAACTTGTTATCCATAACCACTTAGTATCACCCGATGGATCACGCCGCGTCGACCGCCTCGGTGGCCGCCGGAACTGATTTTGATCTGAAGTCTAGGGGACGGCGTTGATTCGAGTTGTGCGTCTAACCAGTTGGTAATAGCCATATTCGAGTCTAGGGGGCAACCTCTAGCCACAAGCCAAAGATGGTCCCTTTGCAATTGCAACAAGGCTTTTGTTGCAATGGTGACGTTGACAGCCCCAAGCTAAAGATGTTTCTGCATCAACAAAGGAAAGAGAAAACTTCATACATCAAACGGCCGGTCACTTTTCAAAAGATCAGCCAGTTATGCGTAGCACGTCTCATTGCTCATAATCNNNNNNNNNNNNNNNNNNNNNNNNNNNNNNNNNNNNNNNNNNNNNNNNNNNNNNNNNNNNNNNNNNNNNNNNNNNNNNNNNNNNNNNNNNNNNNNNNNNNNNNNNNNNNNNNNNNNNNNNNNNNNNNNNNNNNNNNNNNNNNNNNNNNNNNNNNNNNNNNNNNNNNNNNNNNNNNNNNNNNNNNATAACATTTAGATGTGAACAGAATTATTTTTAGCACGAAAGGTTTTCACGGATGCTCGTATGAAGTTGCCATGGGGACGTGTTGTAGATTGCCACGAATCTCCTCTCTACCTTTTGTTTGCTTCCCGGGAAAGCAAGAAACATACGAATATAGGGGCATGGATTACCATGTGTTTTTAAGTAatgttgccatgtgagtttgagcAATGTTGTCACGCAAATTTGTAAAAAGAGTTTCCATGTGATTATCTGCGATGTGCCATGTGATtttgagtgatgttgtcgggctcacTAGCTAACACTGACGGATAGTGTGGGAGAAAAATTGCCACGTATTAGAAAATGTTAAAGGGTACTACCAGTCTACCATGCATGGCCGGTGTCGTGTGTGTGAAAAACAAAGAAAGTCATTACaaaagttgccatggttgctctatACATTTTCTAAATATATTTCGTGCCAGCCGTTTTTTTCTTAATCGGATTTGCATGTCTTCATTGGCGCCCTCAAGTCTAGAACCTACAATTTTGAAGCTAGAAGCCTCTGTATTTTGCactttgctgattttggtttctgcCGTCGTTAGCGTGATAGGTTGACCACGTCGTCGCTCAGTATAGTTTTAGGAAGGGTAGCTGTGCCTTTGGTTTAATGGAAGCTCTAGTTTCTGGTTTCAAAGAAAAAAGAGTGTGACTaattctcagtcgactgagacttaacaaAGTCTTAATCAAGTGAGAGGAAAAAATGTAAAGGAAATTTTACACGGATCTTCATGTAAGTTCTAACGAATATAGTATCGACTGAGATTTTGGTAGTCTCGCTCGACTGAGATTTAACAATTCCAACAAAAATTGTATATCCCGTGCACACAAAATCCAAGGGTCAACACGCCTCACAGCACTTGACTGTTTCGGTTTCCTTGCTTACTCGCCGCTGCctcacctcgtcctcctcctcgacgcacCCGACGGCGCTGCCTTCTCCAGCCCCGCCGACGCTGGGTGGTATCACGGTTCAAAACGAAAAGATTGTGAAAAACCGGTGCCGTCTAACGTCCAACCAGCCACTTCCTAGTGGATTTCCGATTGCATGATGAGCGCATCCCATGGATATATCGAACTCATACACAATTCGTGAGACCGGTGACTGACAGAACCTTGGAGGGAGAGGAGCCACTTTGTTGGCTCGAGCGGCACTGCAACCATGTGAGCGGCCGCTGTAGTACCTTTTTTTGgaattgttttttttctttctggcaGCATGCAGTACCTCATTTGTTTTTTTTTCGAGTCTGCAGTACCTCATTCAGCTGTGTTAGTGTTAGAGCATCTCTAATAAAAGATTTACATGCGAACC
This portion of the Triticum dicoccoides isolate Atlit2015 ecotype Zavitan chromosome 7A, WEW_v2.0, whole genome shotgun sequence genome encodes:
- the LOC119327525 gene encoding very-long-chain 3-oxoacyl-CoA reductase 1-like, which produces MMCGDALFRQEPWFISLATIGALYSAAVVFRLLPHLALLLRRPTDLRHRYGAWAVVTGPTSGIGESLALELARRGLNLVLVGRDPAKLQDISETISKTRAVQTKTVVFDLSLVATPQGDEAMRRLQETVEGLDVGLLVNNAGVAKPCAVYLHEMDVEAWVRMIRVNLWTLTQVTAAVLPGMVQRGRGAVVNIGSGSSEAIPSFPLYSVYAASKRYVAQFSRSLYVEYRSKGIDVQCQAPLFVETKMTWRAGKRGKQGPLSRLVMPTSDAYARPAARWIGHGPLCMPNLGHRLQWYLCRVAPDRFLDALRLRENLRQRAVFQRLRSPRAPSHANGGKQS